A portion of the Gigantopelta aegis isolate Gae_Host chromosome 10, Gae_host_genome, whole genome shotgun sequence genome contains these proteins:
- the LOC121384619 gene encoding S-acyl fatty acid synthase thioesterase, medium chain-like, which translates to MMNCRFPHPDASYTLFCFPWAGGGSNFYSAWGEKISENVEVVGITLPGRESRFKEPCDYTVQSLVDEISAAIHEYCKRKPFAFWGHSLGALLAFEVALTMKQKYGSELEHLYVSGVSAPQSPMRKQNQPDVSKMTKEEFLQFLRRLGGTPPEILENPEMMKPYLPALRTDYSLLDQFTYELPEGDPPLSCHVSFFDGDKDKEHDVYAWKQLTSGPFRVKKLPGGHFYLKDINNIQTLQKIISLDLSELNEIL; encoded by the exons ATGATGAATTGTCGCTTTCCTCATCCAGATGCTTCGTACACTCTCTTCTGTTTTCCATGGGCTGGAGGAGGATCAAACTTCTATTCAGCATGGGGAGAAAAGATCTCAGAGAACGTAGAAG tTGTTGGTATCACACTACCTGGTCGGGAATCTCGATTCAAAGAACCTTGCGACTACACTGTTCAAAGTCTTGTTGATGAAATTTCAGCTGCCATTCATGAATACTGCAAGAGGAAACCGTTTGCCTTTTGGGGTCATAG cTTGGGCGCACTGCTTGCTTTTGAAGTAGCCCTcacaatgaaacaaaaatatggtTCAGAACTAGAACACCTTTATGTGTCTGGAGTCTCAGCACCACAG tcACCAATGAGAAAACAGAACCAACCCGATGTTTCCAAAATGACAAAAGAAGAATTTTTACAGTTCTTGCGAAGATTAG GCGGAACTCCACCTGAAATATTGGAAAACCCGGAAATGATGAAACCATATTTACCTGCACTGAGGACCGACTATTCTTTGTTGGATCAGTTTAC GTATGAGTTACCTGAAGGTGATCCGCCACTGTCTTGTCATGTCAGCTTCTTTGATGGTGACAAGGACAAGGAACATGATGTTTATG CCTGGAAGCAGCTAACAAGTGGACCATTCAGGGTGAAGAAGCTGCCTGGTggccatttttatttaaaagacaTAAATAACATTCAGACATTGCAAAAAATAATCAGTCTAGATCTGAGTGAACTAAACGAAATTCTTTGA